In Zingiber officinale cultivar Zhangliang chromosome 8B, Zo_v1.1, whole genome shotgun sequence, a single genomic region encodes these proteins:
- the LOC122014544 gene encoding uncharacterized protein LOC122014544 yields MLDLTTMASSEKKKHWWVSNRKLVGKYLREARDLVATREHSNVFNAVGLLDAALALSPRHEAALELKARSLLFLRRFREVADMLQDYIPSCAKVGTGEGDSSTSVGSAASAPLNEERFFPRREKSVSACSFRCFSIADLKRKVLAGLSSIPGEGHWRYLVLGHACSRLGLMEDALVLLQTGRRLAAAASRRRSVSSSGDSFISFSDTVGSSGAATESESASQLISHIKLLLRRTSAAAAALEVGAASEAVRHFSKVLDGRRGVPAAYAAGCFVGRASAHRLAGRLAEAIADCNRALAVEPSCITALRTRADLLEAVGAILDCLRDLDHLKLLYDSILRDGKLPGPSWRPHHGVRYRDVATEHRALTARVQQLKNQVAATGGLVDVDYYALMGVRRGCTKSELERANLLLMLRHKPEKSAAFVERLEFGDDHRDPDSARDQAKMSATILYRLLQKGYSRITATVMEQEAAAAAVVERKQVIREKNSMPIKSNFLLETTTSSPTATALFQGMFCRDITAAGSVLPHGAIPVK; encoded by the exons ATGCTTGATTTGACGACAATGGCGagctcggagaagaagaagcacTGGTGGGTGAGCAACAGGAAG CTCGTCGgcaagtaccttcgtgaagcacGAGATCTGGTCGCGACGCGGGAACACTCCAACGTCTTCAACGCCGTCGGCCTCCTCGATGCCGCCCTCGCTCTCTCGCCACGCCACGAGGCCGCGCTGGAGCTCAAAGCGcgctctcttctcttcctccgccgCTTCCGGGAGGTCGCCGACATGCTCCAAGACTATATACCGAGCTGCGCCAAGGTGGGAACCGGCGAGGGCGACTCCTCCACCTCCGTTGGCTCCGCCGCCTCCGCTCCTCTAAATGAGGAGCGATTCTTTCCACGCCGTGAGAAATCCGTCAGCGCTTGCTCCTTCCGCTGCTTCTCCATCGCCGACCTCAAGCGCAAGGTCTTGGCCGGACTCTCTAGTATTCCCGGCGAAGGACATTGGAG GTACTTAGTACTTGGCCATGCTTGCAGCCGCCTCGGGCTAATGGAAGACGCTCTGGTCCTCCTCCAAACCGGCCGCCGTCTCGCGGCCGCCGCCTCTCGCCGCCGTTCAGTCTCCTCCTCCGGGGACAGCTTCATATCCTTTTCTGACACTGTAGGTAGTAGCGGCGCAGCAACAGAGTCGGAATCCGCCTCCCAACTCATTTCTCACATCAAGCTCCTCCTCCGCCGGACCTCGGCCGCCGCCGCAGCGCTTGAGGTCGGTGCCGCCTCCGAAGCCGTCCGCCACTTCTCCAAGGTCCTCGATGGCCGAAGAGGAGTACCAGCCGCATACGCCGCCGGCTGCTTCGTCGGACGCGCCTCCGCCCACCGCCTGGCTGGCCGCCTAGCGGAGGCTATCGCCGATTGCAATCGCGCCCTCGCAGTGGAGCCTTCGTGCATCACTGCCCTCCGCACCCGCGCAGACCTCCTCGAGGCCGTCGGCGCCATCCTGGACTGCCTCCGCGACCTCGACCACCTGAAGCTCCTCTACGATTCCATACTTCGCGACGGCAAGCTCCCTGGTCCGTCTTGGAGGCCCCACCACGGCGTCCGGTACCGTGACGTGGCGACAGAGCACCGGGCGTTGACCGCTCGGGTGCAACAGCTAAAGAACCAAGTGGCGGCCACCGGAGGGCTCGTCGACGTGGACTACTACGCCTTGATGGGAGTCCGCCGCGGGTGCACTAAGTCGGAGTTGGAGCGGGCGAACTTGTTGTTGATGCTGAGACACAAGCCGGAGAAGTCGGCGGCGTTCGTGGAACGGTTGGAGTTCGGCGACGACCACCGGGATCCGGACAGCGCCAGGGATCAGGCGAAGATGTCGGCAACAATACTGTATCGGTTGCTGCAGAAAGGGTATTCGAGGATTACGGCGACGGTGATGGAgcaggaggcggcggcggcggcggtcgtGGAAAGGAAGCAAGTGATCAGGGAGAAAAATTCCATGCCGATAAAATCTAATTTCCTATTGGAAACTACAACCTCGTCACCAACGGCGACTGCGTTGTTTCAGGGGATGTTTTGTCGTGACATAACGGCGGCAGGAAGCGTACTTCCGCACGGTGCAATTCCGGTGAAATAG